The Epilithonimonas zeae genome contains a region encoding:
- a CDS encoding RsiV family protein, with protein sequence MKNLITILSFAILLFSCNKKEIKETSTSKSDSAQIKKEFVIDSIQVQDSLQVAKTLTLSFEKQVLIFPSITNKTILDSIYKPANITSADYSKKTLTQVLEKFKTESLKKDESQDYTPEYKQTWEEASAMKVISHQNDILTLQYSGSGYSGGAHGYYFEAYKAFDLKNNKVISQADIFKNPTDANWDKILKNHFDEPEQKEMLLVDKIELNNNFFFDQNKITFAYNQYEITAYAAGVVYITLNFKDIKDQLKPEFVKQYNIK encoded by the coding sequence ATGAAAAACCTAATCACAATTCTATCTTTCGCAATTCTGCTTTTCTCTTGCAATAAGAAGGAAATTAAGGAAACTTCAACTTCAAAATCCGACAGTGCGCAAATCAAAAAAGAATTCGTTATAGATTCTATCCAAGTTCAGGATTCTTTACAAGTCGCAAAAACATTGACTTTGTCTTTCGAAAAACAAGTTCTAATATTTCCGAGTATTACCAACAAAACGATTTTGGACAGTATTTATAAACCAGCGAATATTACTTCTGCAGATTACTCCAAGAAAACTTTGACGCAAGTTCTTGAAAAGTTCAAAACAGAATCTTTGAAAAAAGATGAATCGCAGGATTATACGCCCGAATATAAACAGACTTGGGAAGAAGCTTCTGCTATGAAGGTTATTTCTCATCAGAATGATATTTTGACATTGCAATATTCCGGAAGTGGTTATTCTGGTGGCGCACACGGTTATTATTTTGAAGCTTACAAAGCTTTCGATTTAAAAAATAATAAAGTGATTTCTCAAGCTGATATTTTCAAAAATCCAACAGATGCAAATTGGGACAAAATTCTGAAAAATCATTTCGATGAACCTGAGCAAAAAGAAATGCTTTTGGTAGATAAAATAGAACTGAATAATAATTTCTTTTTCGACCAGAATAAAATCACATTTGCATACAATCAATACGAGATTACGGCTTATGCAGCGGGTGTGGTTTACATCACTTTAAATTTCAAAGACATCAAAGACCAATTGAAACCAGAGTTCGTCAAACAATATAACATCAAGTAA
- a CDS encoding DUF6526 family protein, with translation MSHQNLKNHRKYYPLHHFIFYPVSLVLLIVSLFQVFKNINHNSSFVMIWSVISAVVVLMIVLSFMLRQHYALGLQDRIIINEFKFRYFALTGNRLENSTYQFSDAQIFALRFAEDEDLMELMHQTAQNDWSSSTIKQNIKNWKADDKRI, from the coding sequence ATGAGTCATCAAAATTTGAAGAATCACAGGAAGTATTATCCTTTACATCATTTTATTTTCTATCCTGTTTCATTAGTCCTGTTAATAGTTTCTTTATTTCAAGTTTTCAAAAATATCAATCATAACAGTTCATTTGTAATGATTTGGAGCGTAATTTCAGCAGTTGTAGTTTTGATGATTGTTTTGTCATTTATGCTTCGCCAGCATTATGCTTTGGGACTTCAGGATAGAATTATTATTAATGAATTTAAATTCCGATATTTTGCTCTTACTGGAAATAGATTGGAAAATTCAACTTATCAATTTTCCGATGCTCAGATTTTTGCCTTGAGATTTGCAGAAGATGAAGATTTGATGGAATTGATGCATCAAACGGCACAGAACGATTGGTCATCATCAACAATTAAACAGAATATCAAAAACTGGAAAGCGGACGATAAAAGAATTTAG
- a CDS encoding diacylglycerol/lipid kinase family protein has product MKFAFIINPYSAKKNYQPFLDSLSKKVENPLYIVSKSLEDTDDFIRKYWNEVDVFVAVGGDGTISVVAQKLINTDKILAVFPAGSGNGFSNETNFNKNISVLLEKLDQKKFRSIDTFMVNDNFSINVSGTGFDGKVVKEFEKTSRGFKNYIKVSIKTFFNYKPIKIKFLEEDYKQYNGKYLMLNIANTRQFGNNAYIAPMASKSDGLVDLVLVKKFPLTYSPFFAFRMFTKRLKDDDYVTYLPVSEIEFKVNTKTWHIDGEFKKIKSPIKIKVLPKSLRILV; this is encoded by the coding sequence ATGAAGTTTGCTTTCATCATCAATCCTTATTCTGCAAAGAAAAACTACCAGCCTTTTTTGGATAGCCTTTCCAAGAAAGTTGAAAATCCACTCTATATCGTTTCTAAATCCTTGGAGGATACAGATGATTTCATCAGAAAATATTGGAATGAAGTGGATGTTTTTGTGGCTGTTGGTGGTGACGGAACTATTTCTGTTGTGGCGCAAAAGCTCATCAATACAGATAAAATTCTAGCTGTTTTTCCGGCAGGTTCAGGAAATGGATTTTCCAATGAGACCAATTTTAACAAGAATATTTCGGTTCTTTTAGAAAAATTAGACCAGAAAAAATTCAGAAGTATTGACACGTTTATGGTGAATGATAATTTTTCCATCAATGTTTCAGGAACTGGATTTGACGGGAAAGTAGTAAAGGAATTTGAAAAAACAAGCCGTGGTTTTAAGAATTATATCAAAGTTTCTATCAAAACTTTTTTTAATTACAAGCCAATCAAAATCAAATTCTTAGAAGAAGATTACAAACAATACAACGGCAAATATCTGATGCTGAATATTGCCAACACTCGTCAGTTTGGAAACAACGCATACATTGCGCCGATGGCGAGCAAAAGTGATGGTTTGGTAGATTTGGTTTTGGTTAAGAAATTCCCTTTGACTTATTCGCCGTTTTTTGCTTTCAGAATGTTCACCAAACGTTTAAAAGATGATGATTATGTCACTTATCTTCCGGTTTCAGAAATCGAATTCAAGGTGAATACGAAAACATGGCATATTGATGGTGAATTCAAGAAAATCAAGTCGCCGATTAAAATTAAAGTGTTGCCGAAGAGTTTGAGGATTTTGGTTTAA
- a CDS encoding HD domain-containing protein: protein MQNKLKIINDPVHGFIKIPHEILFDIIEHPYFQRLRRISQTGLLSLIFPGAKHTRFHHALGAMNLMFKALETLKLKGVKVSKEEEKAAMLAILLHDIGHGPFSHALENMLMDDWHHEKISILLMNRLNKEFKGKLDLAIEMFQGKYHRSFFNQLISSQLDVDRMDYLKRDSFYTGVSEGSVNVERIISMMNVSDEKLVIDAKGIYSIENYLTARMFMYWQVYYHKTAALAEHILVQILNRAKYLVSQNVDLEAPSNLKYFLVKNKFDEATEEDIRRFTMLDDMDVFQAIKVWTENEDFVLSKLCRTVIYREFPKSIISSKPFSEDFLKQKVEKVNQYFKIENGEELVGQISRSLLPYDTEKQPIYLMDKTGSKFKLEESENQILFGCMENATKKYIIYFPREIL from the coding sequence GTGCAGAATAAACTAAAGATTATCAACGACCCTGTTCACGGTTTTATCAAAATTCCTCACGAGATTTTGTTCGATATCATAGAACATCCTTATTTCCAAAGACTCAGAAGGATTTCCCAAACCGGACTTTTATCACTCATATTTCCAGGCGCAAAACATACGAGATTTCACCATGCTCTTGGTGCAATGAATCTAATGTTCAAAGCATTGGAAACCTTGAAATTGAAAGGTGTGAAAGTGTCAAAAGAAGAAGAAAAAGCAGCGATGCTGGCGATTTTGCTTCACGATATTGGGCACGGTCCGTTCTCGCACGCTTTGGAAAATATGTTGATGGACGATTGGCATCACGAGAAAATTTCGATTTTGCTAATGAACCGATTGAATAAAGAGTTCAAAGGAAAGTTGGATTTGGCGATAGAAATGTTCCAAGGGAAATACCATCGTTCGTTTTTCAATCAGTTGATTTCTTCTCAGCTGGATGTTGATAGAATGGATTATTTGAAACGAGACAGTTTTTACACAGGCGTTTCAGAAGGCAGCGTAAATGTCGAACGAATCATTTCTATGATGAATGTGAGTGATGAAAAATTGGTCATAGATGCAAAAGGAATTTACTCTATAGAAAATTATCTGACGGCCAGAATGTTTATGTATTGGCAGGTTTATTATCATAAGACGGCGGCTTTGGCTGAGCATATTTTGGTTCAGATTCTTAATAGAGCCAAATATTTGGTTTCTCAAAATGTAGATTTGGAAGCGCCTTCTAATTTGAAATACTTCTTAGTTAAAAATAAATTTGACGAAGCCACGGAAGAAGATATCAGAAGATTTACAATGTTGGACGATATGGATGTTTTCCAGGCCATCAAAGTTTGGACGGAAAATGAGGATTTTGTTTTGTCGAAACTTTGCAGAACGGTTATTTACAGAGAGTTTCCTAAAAGTATTATTTCATCAAAACCATTTTCTGAAGATTTTTTGAAACAAAAAGTCGAAAAAGTCAACCAATACTTTAAGATTGAAAATGGAGAAGAATTAGTGGGACAGATTTCTCGTTCGCTTTTGCCGTATGATACAGAAAAACAGCCGATTTATCTGATGGATAAAACTGGAAGTAAATTCAAACTGGAAGAATCTGAGAATCAGATTTTATTCGGATGTATGGAGAATGCTACCAAAAAATATATCATTTATTTTCCACGAGAGATTTTATAA
- the lpxD gene encoding UDP-3-O-(3-hydroxymyristoyl)glucosamine N-acyltransferase, with amino-acid sequence MEFSAEQIAGLINGKIIGDEKTVITGVSPIENGQQGHLSFVAQSRFSHYIDSTDCAVLIVSENILENRDYKPVIIAVEDAYLSFQILMNLYQEMQGRKTGIEAGSFFHETAKVGEDVYIGAFTYVSEKAKIGDGTQIFPHVYIGKGVEIGKNCKIDSGARIYDYCVVGDNCVIHSNTVVGGDGFGFQPTAEGFKKIPQLGNVIIGDDVEIGSNCSIDRATIGSTVIGKGTKIDNLIQIAHNVQIGENNVIAAQAGIAGSTVIGDWNQIGGQVGIVGHIKIGNQVKIQAQSGVNSSAKDGDTLYGSPAINYSDYRRNYVHFRNFTDIVKRINDLENKKSE; translated from the coding sequence ATGGAATTTAGCGCAGAACAAATTGCAGGATTAATAAACGGGAAAATAATTGGCGACGAAAAGACAGTTATTACAGGAGTTTCGCCGATAGAAAATGGTCAGCAGGGACATTTGTCTTTTGTTGCTCAAAGCCGCTTTTCACATTACATAGATAGTACAGATTGTGCAGTGTTGATAGTTTCTGAAAATATTTTGGAAAACAGAGATTACAAACCTGTGATTATTGCTGTGGAAGATGCTTATCTTTCTTTTCAAATCCTGATGAATCTTTATCAGGAGATGCAAGGCAGAAAAACAGGAATCGAAGCTGGTTCTTTCTTCCACGAAACGGCAAAAGTAGGTGAGGATGTTTACATTGGCGCATTCACTTATGTTTCAGAAAAAGCTAAAATAGGCGATGGAACTCAGATTTTCCCTCACGTTTATATTGGAAAAGGAGTAGAAATCGGAAAGAATTGCAAAATTGACAGTGGTGCAAGAATATACGATTATTGCGTTGTAGGTGATAATTGTGTGATTCACTCCAATACAGTTGTCGGCGGTGATGGATTTGGCTTCCAACCTACGGCAGAAGGATTTAAGAAAATTCCTCAGTTAGGAAACGTCATCATTGGAGACGATGTAGAAATTGGTTCCAATTGTAGTATAGACCGTGCAACTATCGGTTCTACGGTGATTGGAAAAGGAACCAAGATTGATAATTTAATCCAAATTGCTCATAATGTTCAGATTGGTGAGAACAATGTAATTGCTGCTCAGGCTGGAATTGCCGGTTCTACGGTCATTGGAGATTGGAATCAGATTGGTGGACAGGTAGGAATTGTTGGTCATATCAAGATTGGAAATCAAGTGAAAATCCAGGCTCAGAGTGGTGTGAATTCATCAGCAAAAGATGGCGATACACTTTACGGTTCTCCGGCAATTAATTACAGCGATTATAGAAGAAACTATGTGCATTTCCGTAATTTTACGGACATAGTGAAAAGAATAAACGATTTAGAAAATAAAAAATCAGAGTAA
- a CDS encoding bifunctional UDP-3-O-[3-hydroxymyristoyl] N-acetylglucosamine deacetylase/3-hydroxyacyl-ACP dehydratase, with translation MSDKQKTIKEDINLSGIGLHTGKEVNLTIKPAKENTGFVFVRTDLEGRPQVEADVNYVTTTERGTTLEKLGVKIHTCEHLLAALVGMDIDNAILEMNSAEPPILDGSSKYFVEAIEKVGVSEQDLPREYLVVKEVMNYVDPATGSELTVIPADDYEITTMVDFGTKVLGTQNASMKNLTEFKDEIAPARTFSFLHELEQLLDANLIKGGDISNAIVYVDKELTPETLEKLKVAFGKDEVSIRPNGILDNLNLNFTNEAARHKLLDVIGDLALVGVRIKGRVIANKPGHFVNTQFAKKLNRQYKLQKRKNVPDFDLKAEPVFDINGIMRLLPHRPPFLLVDKILELSDTHVVGLKNVSMNEPFFVGHFPKEPVMPGVLQIEAMAQVGGILVLANVPDPENYSTYFVKMDNVKFKKKVVPGDQVIFKIELIEPIRRGIVHMQGYGYVGDSVVVEAELMAQVAKTKI, from the coding sequence ATGAGCGACAAACAAAAAACAATCAAAGAAGATATCAACCTTTCAGGAATAGGTCTTCACACAGGAAAAGAGGTTAATTTGACAATCAAACCGGCAAAAGAAAATACCGGATTTGTATTTGTAAGAACAGACCTAGAGGGACGTCCGCAGGTAGAAGCAGACGTTAATTATGTAACCACCACAGAAAGAGGAACAACTCTGGAGAAGTTAGGTGTCAAAATTCACACTTGCGAACATTTGTTGGCAGCCCTAGTTGGCATGGATATCGATAATGCTATTCTGGAAATGAACAGCGCTGAACCTCCAATTTTAGATGGTTCTTCAAAATACTTTGTTGAAGCTATCGAAAAAGTAGGGGTTTCTGAGCAAGATTTGCCAAGAGAATATTTGGTAGTCAAAGAAGTGATGAATTACGTAGACCCTGCAACTGGCTCTGAATTAACTGTAATTCCTGCTGATGATTACGAAATCACAACAATGGTAGATTTTGGAACCAAAGTTTTGGGAACTCAGAATGCCAGTATGAAAAACCTTACAGAATTCAAAGATGAGATTGCGCCTGCCAGAACATTCAGTTTCTTGCACGAGCTAGAGCAGCTTTTGGATGCTAATCTGATTAAAGGAGGCGATATCAGCAACGCTATTGTCTATGTTGATAAGGAATTAACACCAGAAACTCTAGAAAAATTGAAAGTTGCTTTTGGTAAAGATGAAGTTTCTATCCGTCCAAACGGTATTCTTGATAATCTTAACCTTAATTTTACCAATGAGGCTGCCAGACACAAATTATTGGATGTAATTGGTGATTTGGCTTTGGTTGGCGTTAGAATCAAAGGAAGAGTAATTGCTAACAAACCAGGACATTTTGTGAATACACAATTCGCAAAAAAACTAAACAGACAATACAAATTGCAAAAAAGAAAAAACGTTCCGGATTTCGATTTAAAAGCAGAGCCTGTTTTCGATATCAACGGAATTATGAGATTATTGCCACACAGACCTCCGTTTTTGTTGGTAGATAAGATTTTGGAATTGTCCGACACGCATGTTGTTGGACTTAAAAATGTTTCTATGAACGAGCCTTTCTTTGTAGGACATTTCCCGAAAGAACCTGTGATGCCAGGTGTTTTGCAAATCGAGGCAATGGCTCAGGTAGGAGGAATTTTAGTTTTGGCTAATGTTCCGGATCCGGAAAATTACTCTACTTATTTTGTAAAAATGGACAATGTTAAATTCAAGAAAAAAGTAGTTCCGGGAGATCAAGTTATTTTCAAAATTGAATTGATAGAACCAATCAGAAGAGGAATTGTACATATGCAAGGCTACGGATACGTTGGTGACAGTGTAGTTGTAGAAGCCGAATTGATGGCACAAGTTGCAAAAACTAAAATATAA
- the lpxA gene encoding acyl-ACP--UDP-N-acetylglucosamine O-acyltransferase produces the protein MIHQLTAVDPRAKIGKNVTIEPFTTIGANVTVGSDTWIGPNVTIMENVKIGKNCKIFPGTVIGAVPQDLKFDGEDTQVIIGDGTTLRECVTINRGTKALGYTKVGNNCLIMATSHIAHDCIVGDNVIIANGCGIAGHVEIGDFVVMGGLSAVQQFGKIGKHVMVSGGSLIRKDIPPYVKVAREPISYAGINSVGLRRRGFTNDKIFEIQKIYRAIFQMKMNTTQAIEFIEKEMLPTVERDEIITFIQNSPRGIVKGYGSGKE, from the coding sequence ATGATTCACCAGCTTACTGCGGTAGACCCGCGTGCCAAAATTGGTAAAAACGTAACCATAGAACCATTCACAACTATTGGAGCGAATGTAACCGTTGGTTCTGATACCTGGATTGGTCCCAACGTTACCATTATGGAAAATGTGAAGATTGGTAAGAATTGTAAAATTTTTCCGGGAACTGTGATTGGAGCTGTTCCACAAGATTTGAAGTTTGATGGCGAAGATACTCAGGTAATTATTGGAGATGGAACTACACTGAGAGAATGTGTTACCATTAACAGAGGAACCAAGGCTTTAGGATATACAAAAGTTGGTAATAATTGTTTGATTATGGCGACTTCCCACATTGCACACGATTGTATCGTTGGAGATAATGTTATCATCGCCAATGGTTGCGGAATCGCAGGTCACGTGGAAATTGGAGATTTCGTAGTAATGGGAGGTCTTTCTGCAGTTCAGCAATTCGGGAAAATCGGAAAACATGTAATGGTGTCCGGTGGTTCATTGATTAGAAAAGACATTCCGCCTTATGTAAAAGTAGCTAGAGAACCTATCTCTTACGCAGGTATCAATTCGGTTGGATTGAGAAGAAGAGGTTTTACCAATGATAAAATCTTCGAAATCCAAAAAATCTATAGAGCAATTTTCCAAATGAAAATGAATACAACCCAAGCGATTGAATTCATCGAAAAAGAAATGCTTCCGACAGTAGAGAGAGACGAGATCATAACATTCATCCAAAACTCTCCAAGAGGTATCGTAAAAGGATACGGCTCCGGAAAAGAATAA
- the efp gene encoding elongation factor P, with product MATSNDIRKGLCIEFSNDIFKVIEFLHVKPGKGPAFVRTKLKSVTNGKVLDNTFSAGHKIDEVKVITRKFQYLYDDENGFHFMNNEDFSQLYLNKEMIENSNLMKAGEEVTIILKEADETPLSAELPQSVYLEVIEADPGVKGNTATNALKNAIVETGARVMVPLFIEPGDKIKISTEDGSYLERVK from the coding sequence ATGGCAACAAGTAACGATATCAGAAAAGGACTTTGCATAGAATTCAGCAACGATATTTTCAAAGTAATCGAATTTCTACACGTAAAACCAGGTAAAGGTCCTGCTTTCGTTAGAACAAAATTAAAATCTGTAACCAATGGAAAAGTATTGGACAATACGTTCTCCGCTGGTCACAAAATCGACGAAGTAAAGGTTATCACAAGAAAATTCCAGTATCTTTATGATGATGAGAATGGATTCCACTTTATGAACAACGAAGATTTTTCTCAGCTTTATCTTAACAAAGAAATGATTGAAAACTCTAACTTGATGAAAGCTGGAGAAGAAGTAACAATCATTCTGAAAGAAGCGGACGAAACGCCACTTTCTGCAGAACTTCCTCAGTCGGTTTACTTAGAAGTTATCGAAGCTGACCCAGGTGTAAAAGGAAATACAGCAACCAACGCTTTGAAAAACGCCATCGTAGAAACAGGCGCGAGAGTAATGGTTCCTTTGTTCATCGAACCAGGTGACAAAATCAAAATCAGTACAGAAGACGGCTCTTACTTGGAAAGAGTGAAATAA
- a CDS encoding LpxD N-terminal domain-containing protein yields the protein MTFNQPQTLKVIADIIGAKYVGDENFPVLGTNEIHMIKPGEIVFVNHPKYYDKALNSAATIILIDKEVECPEGKALLVSDDPFRDFNKINTHFTRISNFKEELHDLEVGDGTSIHPSAVIGNDVRIGKNCHIFPNVVIGDRTIIGDNVIIQANTVLGGDAFYYRKLNGNFDRLISVGNVVIENNVEIGNSCTIDRGVTDSTTIGEGSVLDNQIQIGHDTIIGKRCLIASQTGIAGCCIIEDEVTIWGQVGMASGVRIEKGTVLLAKVGVNRDLKKGTYFGPIAEEFRDYLRKEVKIKNLK from the coding sequence ATGACTTTCAATCAACCTCAAACACTCAAAGTTATTGCAGACATCATTGGCGCAAAATATGTCGGAGACGAGAATTTTCCGGTTCTTGGAACCAATGAGATCCATATGATAAAACCGGGAGAAATTGTTTTTGTTAATCATCCCAAATATTACGATAAAGCTCTTAATTCTGCTGCAACCATCATTCTAATTGACAAAGAAGTAGAATGTCCAGAAGGCAAAGCGCTTTTGGTTTCTGATGACCCTTTCAGAGATTTCAACAAAATCAATACACATTTCACAAGAATCTCCAATTTCAAAGAAGAACTTCACGATTTGGAAGTAGGAGACGGAACTTCCATTCATCCGTCTGCTGTTATTGGAAACGATGTTAGAATTGGAAAAAACTGTCATATCTTCCCAAATGTTGTCATCGGCGACAGAACAATTATTGGTGATAATGTAATTATCCAGGCTAATACGGTTTTGGGTGGTGATGCTTTCTATTACAGAAAACTGAATGGTAATTTTGATAGATTAATTTCTGTAGGAAACGTTGTCATAGAAAATAATGTAGAAATTGGAAACAGCTGTACGATTGACAGAGGTGTGACAGATTCTACCACCATTGGAGAAGGTTCTGTCCTGGATAATCAAATCCAGATTGGTCACGATACAATTATTGGTAAAAGATGTCTGATCGCTTCTCAAACCGGAATTGCAGGCTGCTGTATAATTGAAGATGAAGTGACGATTTGGGGACAAGTGGGAATGGCTTCTGGTGTAAGAATCGAAAAAGGAACTGTTCTTCTTGCCAAGGTAGGAGTGAATAGAGATCTTAAAAAAGGAACTTATTTTGGACCAATTGCAGAAGAATTCAGAGATTATCTTAGAAAGGAAGTAAAAATCAAAAATCTGAAGTAA
- the sucD gene encoding succinate--CoA ligase subunit alpha: protein MSILVNKDSKVIVQGFTGNEGTFHAGQMIDYGTNVVGGVTPGKGGTEHLGKPVFNSVSEAVEKAGANVSIIFVPPAFAADAVMEAAEAGIKVIVCITEGIPVADMVKVKDYIQDRDVRLIGPNCPGIITSDEAKIGIMPGFVFKKGKVGIVSKSGTLTYEAADQVVKAGFGVSTAIGIGGDPIIGTTTKEALELFINDPETEAVVMIGEIGGSLEAEAARWYKASGSTKPVVGFIAGQTAPKGRTMGHAGAIVGGDDDTAQAKMAIMRENGIHVVDSPAEIGKTVATVLA, encoded by the coding sequence ATGTCAATATTAGTAAACAAAGATTCTAAAGTTATCGTACAAGGATTTACAGGTAACGAAGGTACTTTCCACGCAGGTCAGATGATCGATTACGGCACCAACGTAGTTGGAGGCGTAACTCCCGGAAAAGGAGGAACTGAGCATCTTGGTAAGCCAGTTTTCAATTCAGTTTCAGAGGCTGTAGAAAAAGCGGGTGCTAATGTGAGTATTATCTTCGTACCGCCGGCATTTGCTGCAGATGCTGTGATGGAAGCTGCTGAGGCTGGTATCAAAGTAATCGTTTGTATTACAGAAGGTATTCCTGTTGCTGATATGGTAAAGGTAAAAGATTATATCCAAGACAGAGATGTTCGTTTGATCGGTCCAAACTGTCCTGGTATCATCACTTCTGACGAAGCTAAAATCGGGATTATGCCAGGTTTCGTTTTCAAAAAAGGAAAAGTAGGTATCGTTTCAAAATCCGGAACTTTAACTTACGAAGCTGCTGACCAAGTGGTGAAAGCTGGTTTCGGAGTTTCTACAGCTATCGGAATTGGTGGAGACCCAATCATCGGAACAACTACTAAAGAAGCTTTGGAATTGTTCATCAACGACCCAGAAACAGAAGCAGTTGTAATGATTGGAGAAATCGGAGGTTCTTTGGAAGCTGAAGCTGCAAGATGGTATAAAGCGAGTGGTTCTACAAAACCAGTTGTAGGTTTCATTGCCGGACAAACTGCACCAAAAGGTAGAACAATGGGTCACGCTGGAGCTATTGTAGGTGGAGATGATGATACTGCACAAGCAAAAATGGCGATTATGAGAGAAAATGGAATCCACGTTGTAGATTCTCCTGCAGAAATCGGTAAAACTGTTGCTACGGTTTTAGCATAG
- a CDS encoding porin family protein, producing the protein MKKILFGSLFLMSFFSQAQIDFRSTEFGLVAGGTYSRVRNAHNPSGARISVLGGVTAQVPIGISEQYYIQAEALYVGAGEGGDRKYEDAKGWEHAVYANNYLSVPINFKVYFSEAESEFYGLMGPRFNFLVNQKIKNSAKVSYETDSYGKANSFNLGLGAGVGFSYKRQLEIALKYDIGLSDAYPDLKNSPEEILTRDPSVAKKKSEQVISLGLTYLFK; encoded by the coding sequence ATGAAAAAAATCCTTTTCGGATCTCTATTTTTAATGTCATTTTTTTCTCAGGCTCAAATAGATTTCAGATCAACTGAATTTGGTCTTGTGGCTGGAGGTACTTATTCCAGAGTTAGAAATGCACACAATCCTTCAGGAGCCAGAATTTCTGTTTTAGGAGGTGTTACAGCTCAAGTACCAATTGGTATTAGTGAACAATATTATATTCAGGCAGAAGCTTTGTATGTTGGTGCAGGAGAAGGCGGTGATAGAAAGTACGAAGATGCTAAAGGTTGGGAACACGCAGTCTACGCTAATAATTACTTAAGTGTTCCTATCAATTTTAAAGTTTATTTTTCTGAAGCAGAATCTGAATTTTATGGATTGATGGGACCAAGGTTTAATTTCTTGGTTAATCAGAAAATAAAAAATTCAGCAAAGGTTTCTTATGAGACTGATAGCTATGGAAAAGCTAATTCATTTAATTTAGGCTTGGGAGCTGGTGTAGGTTTTAGCTACAAACGTCAATTGGAAATTGCGCTTAAGTACGATATTGGACTATCTGATGCTTATCCGGATTTGAAAAATTCTCCAGAAGAAATTCTTACAAGAGATCCTAGCGTCGCTAAGAAAAAATCAGAACAAGTTATAAGTCTTGGATTGACTTATTTATTCAAATAA